A window from Bufo bufo chromosome 1, aBufBuf1.1, whole genome shotgun sequence encodes these proteins:
- the SC5D gene encoding lathosterol oxidase: protein MDLVLNVADDHFLTPYVYPASWNEDEPFRQLISLFLVTNLGGVVIYLLFGGLSYFFIFDHSLMKHPQFLENQVRREIIFSLKSMPWMSVPTVALFLAEVRGYSRLYDNVDSSPYGWFGVIFSMFSFLFFTDMCIYWIHRFLHHKLIYKNVHKPHHFWKVTTPFASHAFHPLDGFLQSLPYHIYPFIFPLHKVTYLGLYIFVNIWTVSIHDGDYRVPKTFESIINGAAHHTDHHLYFDYNYGQYFTLWDKIGGSYKNPSALEGNGPHDLCRKLAEEKNGEAKKTN, encoded by the exons ATGGATCTGGTCCTGAACGTTGCAGATGATCACTTCCTCACGCCTTATGTCTACCCGGCATCGTGGAATGAGGACGAGCCCTTCCGCCAGCTCATCAGCCTCTTTTTGGTCACCAATTTGGGGGGGGTGGTTATTTACTTGCTTTTTGGTGGCCTTAGTTACTTTTTCATATTTGACCACTCTCTTATGAAGCACCCGCAGTTTTTGGAG AATCAAGTGCGGCGAGAAATCATCTTCTCCCTGAAATCCATGCCGTGGATGAGTGTCCCAACCGTGGCTCTGTTCTTGGCTGAGGTTCGAGGGTACAGTCGGCTTTATGACAACGTTGACAGTTCACCTTACG GCTGGTTTGGTGTCATCTTTAGTATGTTCTCCTTCCTCTTCTTCACGGACATGTGCATCTACTGGATCCATCGCTTCTTGCATCATAAGCTGATTTATAAG AACGTGCACAAGCCTCATCACTTTTGGAAAGTGACCACCCCATTTGCCAGTCACGCCTTCCACCCACTGGATGGCTTCCTCCAAAGCCTCCCCTACCACATCTACCCCTTCATCTTCCCCTTACACAAGGTCACCTATCTGGGCTTGTACATCTTTGTCAACATCTGGACCGTGTCCATACACGATGGAGATTATCGCGTCCCCAAGACCTTTGAGAGCATCATTAATGGCGCTGCTCACCACACTGACCACCACCTCTACTTTGACTATAACTACGGCCAGTATTTCACTCTCTGGGATAAAATTGGGGGGTCCTACAAGAACCCTTCAGCCCTGGAAGGGAACGGCCCACATGACCTGTGCAGGAAACTGGCAGAAGAGAAAAATGGCGAAGCCAAGAAGACCAACTAA